Within the Methanothrix sp. genome, the region ATGTGTATGAGCAGTGTGGGGACTACATGCTTCTCCTCATACCCCAGCCAGTCTACCCCGATGTATGTGGAGCTCGCGTCGAGCATGTGTGATAGGATGACAGGGAGAGCGCATCTGTTAATGGAAAGCCTGTGCGGCAGGATGCGTGACAAAAGTAATACACAGCCGGTGATAGATGATCCCAGAGCGATGACAGCCAGTGGCACCCAGGCGTTCTGCACGCCCCCTCTGATGAGCACAAACAGATTCAGGAGGCTCCATGAGATCCCGATCGCAGAGTAAAGCCTGTAGCCGCCTGTGAGCCTTATGGATATGAAAAGCGCGATTACAGCCACAGCTGCCACAAGAAGGTAGATCAAAGGCGTTATCAGGAGGTAACTGATCGGCGGAGCGATAAGCGCAGCGTCCTCAACGACGCGGAGCGATGAGCCTGCGATTATGTAGGGTGCAGTGGCGAGTATGAACCTCTTGCTGAACCCGATACCGTATCTCCTGAATGCCCTGTGTATCAGAAATATGAAAATGCCCAGGACAATCGCCCATGTCACTGTGTTCACCGGATTGTAGCCGCTGTCGTTGATTACCGGCTCCACATAGTACCTCTGTACAAAATTCGCGATCTTCTCGCTCAGTGTGTTCATCCAAACACCTCAGCACTGCATATGAGATGCACGGCTGGAGCATCTGGCGCAGCGGTTGATGAGCTCATCGGCTCTCCAGGGCTATGATCTTCATCACGAAATGGGACATGAATCTGTCTCAAAATAGCAAGCGGCAATTATATTGATAGGTATCCTGGGACCTGAAGACGCTGCAGATCACATGTTGGTACGCTCTTATGTGTTTGTCAACCTGCGCAATCTGGTTATTGGATGCCCTTCTCCATTGCCAGGAACGCATAGCAGTATCAGTGTCTCTCCGGGCAGGTCGCCAGAGGGATATAGCTTAAGTATGCTCAG harbors:
- a CDS encoding DUF63 family protein, yielding MNTLSEKIANFVQRYYVEPVINDSGYNPVNTVTWAIVLGIFIFLIHRAFRRYGIGFSKRFILATAPYIIAGSSLRVVEDAALIAPPISYLLITPLIYLLVAAVAVIALFISIRLTGGYRLYSAIGISWSLLNLFVLIRGGVQNAWVPLAVIALGSSITGCVLLLSRILPHRLSINRCALPVILSHMLDASSTYIGVDWLGYEEKHVVPTLLIHMLGSAAVLYPVKLIVLLPLLSILNESLRDDRDMWGILVLTLLVLGLAPATRNTLRMTLGI